A window of the Lolium perenne isolate Kyuss_39 chromosome 7, Kyuss_2.0, whole genome shotgun sequence genome harbors these coding sequences:
- the LOC127318073 gene encoding F-box protein At5g67140 isoform X2, translating to MDGDAPMVAAAEEEPHVERLPADLLAHILSLLPTFHDLAMAGGVSRRWRRAVGRSLATRRRLSFAGQRTGDDSTARLVRAAINLRDLDICWGCHISDRGLLEISSAACVANLTSVSLWGLAGITDKGVVHLVSRARSLQHLNIGGTFITDESLYAVANSCANLKSIILWSCRHVTEAGLVALVNKCPELECINVGGMRVSPESFAGLLSISPALRIRSIPQILNADVVQVA from the exons ATGGACGGCGACGCGCCGATGGTGgccgcggcggaggaggagccgcACGTCGAGCGCCTCCCCGCCGACCTCCTCGCCCACATCCTCTCGCTCCTCCCCACCTTCCACGACCTCGCCAT GGCCGGCGGAGTGAGCCGGCGGTGGCGCCGCGCGGTGGGACGTTcgctggcgacgcggcggcggctgAGCTTCGCGGGGCAGCGCACCGGCGACGACTCCACCGCGCGCCTCGTCCGCGCCGCCATCAACCTCCGTGACCTCGACAT CTGCTGGGGATGCCACATCAGCGACCGAGGGCTGCTCGAGATTTCGTCCGCGGCGTGCGTCGCCAACCTCACCTCCGTCTCCCTCTGGGGATTGGCCGGGATCACTGACAAGGGCGTTGTTCATCTG GTTTCAAGAGCTCGTTCTTTGCAGCACCTGAACATTGGTGGGACTTTTATCACCGATGAATCACTCTATGCAGTTGCAAATAGTTGTGCAAATCTGAAG AGCATCATCCTGTGGAGCTGCCGCCACGTGACGGAGGCCGGGCTGGTGGCGCTGGTGAACAAGTGCCCGGAACTGGAGTGCATCAACGTCGGCGGCATGCGGGTGTCACCGGAGAGCTTCGCCGGCCTGCTCTCCATCAGCCCTGCTCTCCGCATCAGGTCCATTCCGCAGATCCTCAACGCCGACGTCGTTCAGGTCGCGTGA
- the LOC127318073 gene encoding F-box protein At5g67140 isoform X1, translating to MDGDAPMVAAAEEEPHVERLPADLLAHILSLLPTFHDLAMAGGVSRRWRRAVGRSLATRRRLSFAGQRTGDDSTARLVRAAINLRDLDISRSCWGCHISDRGLLEISSAACVANLTSVSLWGLAGITDKGVVHLVSRARSLQHLNIGGTFITDESLYAVANSCANLKSIILWSCRHVTEAGLVALVNKCPELECINVGGMRVSPESFAGLLSISPALRIRSIPQILNADVVQVA from the exons ATGGACGGCGACGCGCCGATGGTGgccgcggcggaggaggagccgcACGTCGAGCGCCTCCCCGCCGACCTCCTCGCCCACATCCTCTCGCTCCTCCCCACCTTCCACGACCTCGCCAT GGCCGGCGGAGTGAGCCGGCGGTGGCGCCGCGCGGTGGGACGTTcgctggcgacgcggcggcggctgAGCTTCGCGGGGCAGCGCACCGGCGACGACTCCACCGCGCGCCTCGTCCGCGCCGCCATCAACCTCCGTGACCTCGACAT TTCACGAAGCTGCTGGGGATGCCACATCAGCGACCGAGGGCTGCTCGAGATTTCGTCCGCGGCGTGCGTCGCCAACCTCACCTCCGTCTCCCTCTGGGGATTGGCCGGGATCACTGACAAGGGCGTTGTTCATCTG GTTTCAAGAGCTCGTTCTTTGCAGCACCTGAACATTGGTGGGACTTTTATCACCGATGAATCACTCTATGCAGTTGCAAATAGTTGTGCAAATCTGAAG AGCATCATCCTGTGGAGCTGCCGCCACGTGACGGAGGCCGGGCTGGTGGCGCTGGTGAACAAGTGCCCGGAACTGGAGTGCATCAACGTCGGCGGCATGCGGGTGTCACCGGAGAGCTTCGCCGGCCTGCTCTCCATCAGCCCTGCTCTCCGCATCAGGTCCATTCCGCAGATCCTCAACGCCGACGTCGTTCAGGTCGCGTGA